TTATTTGTAAACTTTTTTCAGGATTGGATTAGTGGAAATTTGATAGCAAGTAAGCAGCCTGAATTAGGGGTTTCTTCGCACCGGATTTCTGATTTGGAGTCGGTAAGAAAAATTGACGCCAAAGAGATTCTAACAGCCGAGCAATTTGTCAGAAGAATTCAAGCATTGGACTTCAGTAATGGAACTTCCGCGGTTTTTCAAGATGCGACTGGTATAGAATGGAGCATTAGATTATCCCTCGAGGCTAAAAATAAAACTTGGGGGGTTCCAGATTGAAACTAGTTACACAGAAGCCCTTATTTATAGCTGAGATTTCTGCTAACCATCTTGGAGATTTTGAACGAGCCAAGAAATTGGTAACTGCAGCCATCGGCGCAGGAGCCACTGCGGTAAAATTCCAAACTTATACTGCTGCAACCATGACTTTGGATTTGAATACTCCAGAATTTAGAATTTCGGATGACCACGCTCTTTGGGGCGGAAAGAAACTCTATTCGCTTTACGAAAGTGCGCATACACCCTGGGAGTGGCACGAAGATTTGTTTAACTTGTGTAGGGAAAGAAGTGTTATTCCATTTAGTTCCCCCTTTGATTCAACGGCTGTTGACTTTCTTGAATCTTTGGGTGCACCCATGTACAAGATCGCATCAATGGAGACTGGCGACCACAAATTGATAAGAAGGGTGGCAGAAACTGGAAAGCCACTGATAATTTCCACTGGAGCGACTGAATTAGAAGAGATTGATGAGTTAGTCGAAGTTGTGAGAAAAACTGGCAATTCAAACTTGACTCTATTAGTATGTACGAGTTCTTATCCGGCGAAACCAGCCGATGCGCACATTTTTCGAATGAAATTGTTAAGAGATAGATTCGGAGTAAAAGTTGGTCTTTCTGATCACACTTTAGGCATTGGCGTGAGCATTGCTGCAATAGCCCTTGGGGCAGTGGCTATTGAAAAACACATAACAATTAAGAGAAGTGATGGAGGGCCGGATGGAGCATTCTCGATGGAGCCTCACGAATTCAAACAATTGGTTGAAGAGGGAACTTCGGCTGCATTATCTCTTGGTTCAGAAAACTGGAGTATGCAAGAATCTGAAAGGGAATCTAGAAGAATAAGGCGATCTTTATATGTAGTTAAGGATGTACAAGCTGGAGAGACTGTTACTGAACAGAATATCCGCGCTATTCGTCCAGGAGGTGGAATAAAACCGAAGTACCTACCTAACTTAATTGGAAGAAAATTTCTTAAAGAAGTTCCTGCTGGAACTCCGCTAGATTTCCTCTTTATCGAATAATTCTCAGAATGATTTAAACTGCGCACGTCATTTAGTCTACTGAGTATTTATACCTTTGCCAGACTTTTTTAATATTAGCCAAAGCAAACCTTTCGTATGAGCGAGTTGCATCTCTATTATCCAAAATAACACTTCGACACTTGCCCCAATTAGAAGTTTGCCAGAACTCTTTTTAAGTAATCTAAAAAATCCCCAATAAGGAAAAATCTTGCTACGAAAACTTGTCAACTGATTAAACCAGGCTAGTTCTTTTGAATTTGACGCACCATTTGATCCCAAGATCATTAGGCCTGACTTACTTCTATTTATGTTTCCAGCCTTGACAAGTCTGGCCAAGATAAGCCAATCCAATATTGCAATTTTGCTTGCAAAGATCTCTTTGGTGATTACATTACGAATTTCGTTCGTTCTGTAGATTGCGTAAAATAAACCATTCGATCGCCAGCAATTCTCTCTCAGGGTTCTTAGCCGATAACGTTGGCTTCCTCTTAATTCAAAAATAACTGGACTTTTTTGTTCCTCGTACTCCCAGTCCCAGCAATCTGGAGATGACGACCCCAATATAGAACTATCCACTTCTAGCTCAAGAACATTTGATTTTAAATAATCCCGACTCAGTACATCGTCAGCTGCTTGAAATTTAAAATATGGCCCCTCAGATTTTTCTAGAACAAAAATGAAATTATTCCATGCACCAATGTTTTCAGATTGTTGGTGAAGAGTTATTCGATCATCTAGCTCCACAAATTCTTGACAGATTTCACGAGTTAAATCAGTCGAAAAGTTATCTGAAATTAACAATTTCCATTCATCATAATCTTGACACACAATAGATTCGAGTGTTTGTCTAATGGTATTTTCGCTGTTATATACAGGCATTCCAATAAATACTATCGGATTAGAAATAATCTCCACGCACGGATTGTAGTCTCTCTAAATAGATTATTTTGCCATGTGGTAGTTTCATTTCACTATGCAGGAATTCAACAGCACGGACTACCTAGTAATTGGCTCCGGAATAATTGGTTTATCTATTGGAATCGCTTTACTTGAATCAAAACCCAAGATAAAAGTTTCCATTTTTGAAAAAGAGTCGAATCTTGGCATGCATGCATCCGGTCGAAATTCAGGAGTTATTCACTCTGGGTTTTATTATTCACCCGAATCTCTCAAGGCCAGGTTCTGCGCGGATGGCAATAGAGAATTAAAAGCTCTTTGCAAAGAAAATAACCTTCTCTTGAAAGAAATAGGAAAAGTTGTCGTAACTTCAAACCTGAATGAAGTCGGAAGACTAGAAACTTTGTATCGTCGAGGCCTAGAGAACAAAATTGAACTCGAACTCCTCGATGCAAATCTACTTAGTAAATTTGAGCCTGCTGCAAGAACTCATGGTAAATTTTTGTGGTCCCCAACTACTGCAATTGCAGATCCAAGGTCAGTGATTGATTTTCTTGCTTTGAAGTTCAAGAAGCTGGGTGGAGTTATAATTACAGGCAATGAAGTTAAACTACGAGAGTTTAATGGGGCAGTTAAAGCATTCACTCAGAATAAGGAAATCCCCGCAAATTATTTCGTTAATGCTGCTGGAGTACACGCAGATCAAATCGCACGAAGCATAGGTATAGGCACTGAGTTCGCATGCCTTCCATTCAAAGGCGTTTATAGAGTTTCTAGGAGATTGATTTCAAGTCCTAAAACTTTGATTTATCCAGTACCACATCCTATCAATCCATTTCTAGGCGTTCATATAACTTTGACTCTTGATGGAGATATTAAAATCGGACCAACGGCAATGCCTCTATTTGGTCGGGAGCAGTATTCGGCAACAAATCATGTGGAATTTGGCGATATAAAGGATTCTTTGAAATCTATGTTGTCCCTAATAAAAGGGAAAGAATATGACTTAAGAGAAATTCTTAGAGGTGAAATACCCAAAATAATGACTAAATTCTTAGTACGAGATATAGCAAGGATTGTTCCCGAAATTAAAGACGTTAAGCATTGGAAGAAACTAAAGCCAGGAATCCGCGCCCAGCTCGTTAATTTGGAATCAGGCAAACTTGAGCAAGACTTCATTGTGCGTAAATCCCATAATTCAATACACATACTTAATGCAGTATCGCCAGGCTGGACTAGTGCCTTGCCATTTGGGCGTTGGATAGCTAATTCTATTTAGCGTTATCCAGCTTTAAATTTTGAATTGTGAATATAATAGGGCCTATGAGCCAGCGCCTTGAACTTGCGAAAGAAATTCAACGGTCACGTGCGATTCAATTAGATATAAATAAAATGATTATCGCTGGAGAGTTCCAAATTCCTATTCATTTAGGGATTGGACATGAGGCAATTGCTACTTCATTAGTGAAAATACTTAGCGCAAAAGATAAGTTGCTGTTAACTCACAGGAATATTCACTACCACTTGGCTCTTGGGGCTTCAAAGAATGAATTAATTGATGAGTATAGATTAAAAGAGAGTGGTATTGCAGGTGGAAAACTTGGGTCGATGAATCTAATGAATCCAAAAGCGAGAAATATTTATACATCTAATATCCTAGGAAATAATTTAGCAGTTTCTTTAGGCGTTGGAATGGCATCTAAAATTAGAGGAGACGGCAGCGTAACTTGGGCTATAACTGGTGATGGAGCAATAGAAGAAGGAATCTTCTATGAATCAGTTCTTTTTGCCTCTTCAGTTGGGCTGCCTATAGTTTTTCTCGTGGAAAATAATGAGTGGTCGCTTGGCACAAGTATCGCAGAACGTAGATCAGAAATAGACTTGAAAACTTTCGCAGGATCATTATCCGTTGATTTTTTGTATCTTAGCGAAAACAATCCAGAGAAATATGTCTATGAACTTGAAGCAGCCAGAAGGAATGTTGTTAAGTTAAGTAGACCGCTTATTATTGAAGTCGCAGTCCACTCTCTCGGGGGATTCTATAAAGAAGAAGAGTTAGGAAGTAAAAGATATATAAATTATCATGCTGGCGCTATTAGAATAGAAACCGATTCTAACAACGTTTTTGAGAGAAATTCTTCCGATCCAATGTTTGCTGTCCTAGACGACCTTGAGCTTGGCAAGTAGATCAATGGATATTTCATTCATACAATATATTAATAAGAAAATAAGAGATCAATTCTCAAATTATGAAGATTCAGTGATTTACGGCCAAAACATTGTTGCTGGGTCCAGAATTTCAGGACTTGGGGCGGGTCTTGAAGAAATCAAGGGTGTACACGCGATTAATACCACCAATGCAGAAAATTCATTGATGGGCTTCGGCTTCGGGTTGGCTATGTCTGGCGTTCCCTCATTATTTCTAATGAAGCAACATGATTTTGCACTCCTTGGAATTGATCAACTCACGAACACCACAAATGTTCTACGAAGTGGCCAGCTCTTGGCTCCCTTTGTAGTTCTAATGGTCGTAGTTGATAGTGGTTATGAAGGACCTCAAGCCAGTCTTAACAGCCTAGACGAATTTGCTTCGCTTACACGTGTGCCGGTTAACTTTTTATCTACTAAGGAGACTATTGATTTAGCATTCAAAAATGCAGAATTACCTGGATTACATTTATTGGCACTTAGCCAGAAAAATATGAAGAAATATGTTAATCATTCCTTTGTCGTATCCAAGGAATTTGAAGAAGCTATTTTGTATAAAGAAGATAATTCAAAAATTGAAGCATCTTGTATCGCAATTATTTTTTTTGGTGTAGAGATTTCTTTCATAGAGGGTGTTATAAGTAAAACTAACGGAAACGAATGTCCGTTTGATTTGTGGGTTATTTCCAGATTGTCGAAACTGAATGCAAGGTCTCACGTAATCTCAGAATTGTTGAAATACAAAAAGATTATAATCATAGATACTGGAAAGTCTGAGATTCATTATTCTAGTGAACTTGCTTGGCTTTTAAGAGAAAAGGGGGGCAATATCCACAAATTTCAGCGTGAATCCTCGGCAATATGGACGGAAGTCTCTGCCGAGGAATTAGAATTTAGTGCGGATGAGGTTGTAGAGCTCATAGAAAAGTATACTGAAGATTTAAAGTGAATTCGGAAACTTACAAGTTCGAATAGGAAGCAATGACTAAAAAATGCTCAAAGGGGAGAAATTTTGAAAGAAACTATGCGAACATCTAAGAGGCTCCTTAACGCTAATGGTCCTTACGAACACGGTATTTGGGTTAATGGCAATATATCTCTGGAAAATGTTGAAGAGGGCGCTGGAACATATTTATTTTTTAAAAGATCATTCGACTTAGTCGAGAAAATATCCAATAAACTCTTAGAAATCTTCTCATATGAAGAATTGACGAATAAAACTATTTTGGATATCGGATGCTATGACGCCTGGATCCTCCACCAACTCAATCTTCGATTCAATTTTAAACGCGCAGTTGGAGTAGAGCCAAGACTAAAAAACATTCAAAAAGGGGAGTATGCTCGAATTCATTATGGAATTGAATCCAAAATGGAAATATTCCAGGGCAGCATAGATTCTATTGGGGAATTATTCCCAGAGACCTTATTTGATATAGTTCTATGCTTAGGAACCATTCATCATGTTGAATCAACGCCGGCGGCGATTACAAATATTTCTAAAAAATCTTCTGACATACTTTTTATTGATTCAATGGTTATTGAAAAACCAGAGCGAGATGCCAGTAACATTTTACGTTTGTTGAATTTAAAAGATGTAGTCTATTTAAATTCTGAATATGAGTGGGCTATTGCTGCATTTAAGTTTGAAAGCCCTTATTTTGATGGAAGCTCTTTTAAAAATCAGATAGTAAATGTTCCAGAACAGAGACTTATTATCATGGCTTTGAGTTCACTGGGTTTCAAAATACTTGATGTCTCATCGCCCGAGGAGAATTTCTACACAAAAAGTTATCAAAAGCTGCGTGGGGTCAAGGAAAGTTTTGTTTTCGCGCGAAAGGAAGATGCAAAAGTCACAAAAAAAGAAAATTGGGTTGAAAAAGCTTCAGTTTACGAGTCAACTTTTACATTCACGACTGTAGATTTAGAATTTCTGCGCAAGTGGATTACGCAGCTTAATTTGAATGATTATTATGATTTTGTCTTGAAATCTGGAGATAACAAAAAAGTGCGCTTTAGATCGCGAATATTTTTTCTCTATAGTAAAAAACCTACGGTAAAATCATGGAAGTTCCTGGTGAATAGACTTAAAATTTCCAAAGAGACTCTGGAAATCTTGACTAATATTTCTAGAGCCCCAATAGACAAAATTTTGTTGGAAATCGCCAAACGGGCAATTAAAGATCAGAACTACGACGTCGCTGTGCTAGCGTTAGAAACTATATTAGATAGAGACAATGCAGACTGGCGATCGTTCTACAGATCAAGTTATCTCTTATCCATTATTTACTCGATCCAAAATGATAGTGTGAAACATCAAGAAATGATTCAATTGTTGAGGATTTCAAACTCAGAATGGCCATTGAACCAGGAGGTGGGATTAGATTGGGCGCTGGCAAATCTGAATACTTAAGGTTAATTTTTCAGTCAAATTTTATTGTGCTCAAATCGATATTTCACTGATAAAACTGCGACAACTACTGGATTGGCTGTGAATTGATAGAAAATTTCAGACATATTGCTTTTTGTGTCGAAGATATTGACACTGCAACTGTCTTTTATAAGGAATTAGGTGGGACGCTTGTTTCGTCAGACTTAGAAGAAGGCGTTTTCATTGAAAGTTTGCTGGGCGTTCCTGGGGTCATCATAAAGACTTGTAAGTTACATTTTAAGGGAGGCGAACGGTTGGAATTGATGGAATTTGTTGCACCACAAAATAAGTTGGATAGTGAATCCATGCCACAAACACTTATGACTAAAACAGGACTTCATCACATAGCTTTCACTGTAGACAATTTGGAAGTTGCGATTAATATTGTAATTGGGCATGGAGGCAAGGTAGTAGGTTCAGTTGTTAGACCAGATTCTGAACACTCGGTTCATGCCGTTAGGTCTAAGCACGTTTATATGATCGATCCATTTGGTAGTCTCCTTCACTTGGCTGAGGACATCTGACATGACATTCACTATATTTGGCGTGATACACGAGCCAAATATTTTTGCATTCTTATGAATGATTTCGATTTTTGTTATAGAATCAGTTTTCATAGTTAAAGCGCTTTCAATAAAGTAAAGGGAAGGTTGGAACCGAATTGGCTTCACACCCTTATTTTGATTATTTGAAAGGCTTGCTATCGATTTCAGAGAGTGACTTAAATTCCGCCGCAGAAAGTATTTTAGAATGTATTTCAAACCAAAACTCCATCTGGATTATGGGAAATGGTGGAAGCGCAAGCACATCTGAGCATTTTGAAACAGATCTATCATTTATCCGAAAAGGTAATTCTTTTACAAAAACAAAAGTGTCGGCATTGACTGCTAATAGTTCGCTAATCTCAGCGATTGCAAATGATATTGGATATGAGAACATATTTTCTCACCAACTCTTTCGAAGGGCTGAATCTGGTGATTTATGCATTCTAATTTCGGCTTCAGGTAATTCAGAAAATCTCATTAAAGCCGCGAGTGCAGCTAAAGAAATTGGACTTCGTACTCTGGGGTTGCTGGGATTTGATGGTGGAAAATTAGGTCAAATCCTTGATAATTCTATAATTATTCGAACTGAAATAGGAAAATATGGGCCGGTAGAAGATATACATCTAACAATCTGTCATGCGCTCTCTGAAATTGTCGGCCGTAAATTAGTTTCACCTGGTGCCCTTTGATGAAAATCCTAGTCACTGGAAATCTTGGATATGTAGGGACGGTTACCTCGGTATATTTGAAAAATCAAGGGTACGATGTTACGGGATTAGACAATGGATTTTATAGAGACTGCATACTTGTTCCAATTGAAAATGAAATTTTTACGAAAAACAAAGACATTAGAGATGTAGAAGTATCTGATTTCACGGGCATAGATGTTGTTGTTCACTTGGCCGCACTTTCAAATGATCCAATTGGTGAACTTGATCCGAATCTCACTCTTGAAATTAACTATTTAGGAGCAGTTAGAACAGCCAAAATGGCAAATAAGGCTGGTGTAGAAAAGTTCATATTCATTTCTACTCAAAGTATCTATGGCATATCGTCGAGCTCTGAAGAATTGGATGAGGACAATTCCATAAAGAATCCTCAAACTGCCTATGCATCCAGCAAATGGAGAGCGGAGCAAGAAATTCTGGCTATGTCAGACTCAAGTTTTATATCAACCGCACTTAGACCTTCGACTGTATTCGGCTGGAGTCCTCGGCTTCGATCAGATATCGTATTTAATAATTTAATTCTCACTGGGCTTAAGCAAAAAAGAATTGATGTACATTCAGATGGGACGCCTTGGCGGCCAATAGTTCATATTCTGGACTTAGCTCGGGCGATTGAGGTATGCATTAAGGCTAATAGCGAGAGAATTTCAGGACACTCATTCAATATAGGTGTTTTGAATGGAAATTTCACAGTGAAACAACTCGCTGAAGCAGCCCAGGAATGTCTCGACGGAATTCCTATCGCTTTTAAAACAGAAAACATCGTTGACCCAAGAAGTTATAAAGTTTCATTCGAAAGAGCGCAAAAGGAATTAGGTTTCACGGCTAAAGTGGGCCTGAATGCTGGCGGAGCTGAAATTGTTTTGGAATCTAAGAAATTAATTGGGGAAGGTATAGATCTTATGGACCGAAAAACTAATAGACTTCTGCAAATAAAATACCTACTTGAAAATGGTCTTATTGATGGCAGTCTCAGATTTAAACAATGATTACGTAACGATAGATAAGTGCCGGATTTGCAATTCCTCAGAAATCGAAGAAATTCTGGATCTTGGTATTCAACCGCTAGCAAATAATCTTAGGGAAATTACCGATAGATCTGACGAGAAGAAATTTCCGCTTATCCTCGTGCGGTGCAAGAACTGCACATCTATTCAATTGTCAGTTAATGTAAACCCAAAATTGATGTTTCAGGACTACTTATGGGTGACTGGAACAACAGAGACGGCACGTAAACACTGTGAAAATTTGGCCCAAGAAGTCATTAAGTATTCGATGGATACCGCAGGAGTGCTAGAAATTGGTAGTAACGATGGAACTTTACTTAGGGAGTTTAGGAAATTAACTAGTGGTCAGATTCATGGGGTAGACCCAGCTAAAGAGATTTCTGATTCAGCGAGAGCGAATGGCATAAATATTCATGCAGATTTCTTTAATTTGGATTTTGCAACCAGTTTTGAAAAAGTATTTGGAACAGTAGATATCGTAATTGCTAGAAATGTTCTTTCACACGTTCCAGACTTAATCAATGTAATGAACGGTATTGATAAGTTATTATCAGCTGAAGGAATCTTTATTGTTGAGTTTCATGAGGCATCAAGAATCTTGAATGAAATTCACTATGACTCGATTTACCATGAGCATACTTTTTATCATTCAATAAAGAGTATGACCGAAGCCCAATCCAAAGTTGGTCTGATTCCTTTTGACATTATGGAAAGTCCAATTAGCGGTGGATCATTTGTTCTAATCTCCTCCAGGTCAGCAAGAGTGCCCAGCCAAAGACTGCTTGATGCAATAAAGAGAGAGGAATCACTTGGAGTTTTGAGTGAGGACGCTTGGCATAATTTCGCAACATTGGCCACTAAGAATTTAGAAGAAATTAATGAATTTTTGACATTAAACTCGGAGAAGAAGATCCGTGCATTTGGTGCTTCCGCGCGGAGCTCTACCTTAATGAATGCGATTGGCGAAAAAGCGAAAAGCCTTGAATCTATTGCTGATAATAATCCCTTGAAGTGGGGCAAGCTTTCACCGGGTAATCATTTGAGGATAGATTCACCTAAGATCGCAATCCAAAGTGACACCGAGATCGTTTTTATCTGCCCATTC
The Candidatus Nanopelagicus limnes DNA segment above includes these coding regions:
- a CDS encoding thiamine pyrophosphate-dependent enzyme, coding for MSQRLELAKEIQRSRAIQLDINKMIIAGEFQIPIHLGIGHEAIATSLVKILSAKDKLLLTHRNIHYHLALGASKNELIDEYRLKESGIAGGKLGSMNLMNPKARNIYTSNILGNNLAVSLGVGMASKIRGDGSVTWAITGDGAIEEGIFYESVLFASSVGLPIVFLVENNEWSLGTSIAERRSEIDLKTFAGSLSVDFLYLSENNPEKYVYELEAARRNVVKLSRPLIIEVAVHSLGGFYKEEELGSKRYINYHAGAIRIETDSNNVFERNSSDPMFAVLDDLELGK
- a CDS encoding D-sedoheptulose-7-phosphate isomerase; protein product: MASHPYFDYLKGLLSISESDLNSAAESILECISNQNSIWIMGNGGSASTSEHFETDLSFIRKGNSFTKTKVSALTANSSLISAIANDIGYENIFSHQLFRRAESGDLCILISASGNSENLIKAASAAKEIGLRTLGLLGFDGGKLGQILDNSIIIRTEIGKYGPVEDIHLTICHALSEIVGRKLVSPGAL
- a CDS encoding glycosyltransferase family A protein, whose product is MEIISNPIVFIGMPVYNSENTIRQTLESIVCQDYDEWKLLISDNFSTDLTREICQEFVELDDRITLHQQSENIGAWNNFIFVLEKSEGPYFKFQAADDVLSRDYLKSNVLELEVDSSILGSSSPDCWDWEYEEQKSPVIFELRGSQRYRLRTLRENCWRSNGLFYAIYRTNEIRNVITKEIFASKIAILDWLILARLVKAGNINRSKSGLMILGSNGASNSKELAWFNQLTSFRSKIFPYWGFFRLLKKSSGKLLIGASVEVLFWIIEMQLAHTKGLLWLILKKSGKGINTQ
- a CDS encoding class I SAM-dependent methyltransferase, with translation MVLLMAVSDLNNDYVTIDKCRICNSSEIEEILDLGIQPLANNLREITDRSDEKKFPLILVRCKNCTSIQLSVNVNPKLMFQDYLWVTGTTETARKHCENLAQEVIKYSMDTAGVLEIGSNDGTLLREFRKLTSGQIHGVDPAKEISDSARANGINIHADFFNLDFATSFEKVFGTVDIVIARNVLSHVPDLINVMNGIDKLLSAEGIFIVEFHEASRILNEIHYDSIYHEHTFYHSIKSMTEAQSKVGLIPFDIMESPISGGSFVLISSRSARVPSQRLLDAIKREESLGVLSEDAWHNFATLATKNLEEINEFLTLNSEKKIRAFGASARSSTLMNAIGEKAKSLESIADNNPLKWGKLSPGNHLRIDSPKIAIQSDTEIVFICPFNFEGEIVKYLRDELKWHGEVFLPLPGQPRVYAI
- a CDS encoding class I SAM-dependent methyltransferase, whose product is MRTSKRLLNANGPYEHGIWVNGNISLENVEEGAGTYLFFKRSFDLVEKISNKLLEIFSYEELTNKTILDIGCYDAWILHQLNLRFNFKRAVGVEPRLKNIQKGEYARIHYGIESKMEIFQGSIDSIGELFPETLFDIVLCLGTIHHVESTPAAITNISKKSSDILFIDSMVIEKPERDASNILRLLNLKDVVYLNSEYEWAIAAFKFESPYFDGSSFKNQIVNVPEQRLIIMALSSLGFKILDVSSPEENFYTKSYQKLRGVKESFVFARKEDAKVTKKENWVEKASVYESTFTFTTVDLEFLRKWITQLNLNDYYDFVLKSGDNKKVRFRSRIFFLYSKKPTVKSWKFLVNRLKISKETLEILTNISRAPIDKILLEIAKRAIKDQNYDVAVLALETILDRDNADWRSFYRSSYLLSIIYSIQNDSVKHQEMIQLLRISNSEWPLNQEVGLDWALANLNT
- a CDS encoding VOC family protein — translated: MIENFRHIAFCVEDIDTATVFYKELGGTLVSSDLEEGVFIESLLGVPGVIIKTCKLHFKGGERLELMEFVAPQNKLDSESMPQTLMTKTGLHHIAFTVDNLEVAINIVIGHGGKVVGSVVRPDSEHSVHAVRSKHVYMIDPFGSLLHLAEDI
- the lhgO gene encoding L-2-hydroxyglutarate oxidase is translated as MQEFNSTDYLVIGSGIIGLSIGIALLESKPKIKVSIFEKESNLGMHASGRNSGVIHSGFYYSPESLKARFCADGNRELKALCKENNLLLKEIGKVVVTSNLNEVGRLETLYRRGLENKIELELLDANLLSKFEPAARTHGKFLWSPTTAIADPRSVIDFLALKFKKLGGVIITGNEVKLREFNGAVKAFTQNKEIPANYFVNAAGVHADQIARSIGIGTEFACLPFKGVYRVSRRLISSPKTLIYPVPHPINPFLGVHITLTLDGDIKIGPTAMPLFGREQYSATNHVEFGDIKDSLKSMLSLIKGKEYDLREILRGEIPKIMTKFLVRDIARIVPEIKDVKHWKKLKPGIRAQLVNLESGKLEQDFIVRKSHNSIHILNAVSPGWTSALPFGRWIANSI
- the pseI gene encoding pseudaminic acid synthase, which gives rise to MKLVTQKPLFIAEISANHLGDFERAKKLVTAAIGAGATAVKFQTYTAATMTLDLNTPEFRISDDHALWGGKKLYSLYESAHTPWEWHEDLFNLCRERSVIPFSSPFDSTAVDFLESLGAPMYKIASMETGDHKLIRRVAETGKPLIISTGATELEEIDELVEVVRKTGNSNLTLLVCTSSYPAKPADAHIFRMKLLRDRFGVKVGLSDHTLGIGVSIAAIALGAVAIEKHITIKRSDGGPDGAFSMEPHEFKQLVEEGTSAALSLGSENWSMQESERESRRIRRSLYVVKDVQAGETVTEQNIRAIRPGGGIKPKYLPNLIGRKFLKEVPAGTPLDFLFIE
- a CDS encoding NAD-dependent epimerase/dehydratase family protein — protein: MKILVTGNLGYVGTVTSVYLKNQGYDVTGLDNGFYRDCILVPIENEIFTKNKDIRDVEVSDFTGIDVVVHLAALSNDPIGELDPNLTLEINYLGAVRTAKMANKAGVEKFIFISTQSIYGISSSSEELDEDNSIKNPQTAYASSKWRAEQEILAMSDSSFISTALRPSTVFGWSPRLRSDIVFNNLILTGLKQKRIDVHSDGTPWRPIVHILDLARAIEVCIKANSERISGHSFNIGVLNGNFTVKQLAEAAQECLDGIPIAFKTENIVDPRSYKVSFERAQKELGFTAKVGLNAGGAEIVLESKKLIGEGIDLMDRKTNRLLQIKYLLENGLIDGSLRFKQ